The sequence ACAAGTCTATCTCAGAAGTGCAGCCTATTAGAACATATCAtttatttcagatctaaaagcGCACACAGATTACAAGAACATATTCACAACTGACCTCAAGCAACCGAGGACATCAGACTCAGAACAGTACAAGAACACAACTTCCAACAGCAAGACAACAACCACCATATAGCAATAAGTAGCCCAAACACTGAAGCATCTGGATCAATTGCCCCTCCCCATGTCCTTGTTGATGGCATCAGCAGCAGCAGCCAGGTCCTCATCCAGGAAGATGTCCCACTTCCCATCCCACCTGATGAAGAACTCGGTGTCCTCCAAGTACTTGACCCTGTGCACATCCCCGGCCGGGGTGAACAGAAAATCCCCATCCTCGAGCCCGTAGCTCTCTTTCTTGGTCAGATTCCAGACCTTCTTCTTTCCCTTGATGACGACCAGGTCGTGGCCGAAGGTGTGGTGGTGGGCCGGCTCCACGCTCCCGGCCTTGAACCGGACGTAGGCCGAGGTGGGGCTCTCCCTCACGATCCTCATCTCCCCTCCTGGCATGATCCCCACCGGCTCGAACTCCATGCCCTTCCTCAGGACGCAGATCGGGCAGCCCTCATCGGGGGCGGGGATGGCGGCCATCTCGGTTACGGACTGGTCGAAAAAGGACTGGATGTCCTCCGGCCAGGGGGCGTCGCCGGAGGCCGGGCAGGGGGACTTGAAGGGGGTGCGAAGCCAGGCGTCGAGGATCTTGACGGCGTCGGTGGGGGCGGTGAACATGCCGGAGACGGAGAGGACGTTGCAGGCGTTGATGGAGCGGGTGTTGACGGCGTCGCCGACGGAGGAGCAGGTGCTG is a genomic window of Phoenix dactylifera cultivar Barhee BC4 chromosome 4, palm_55x_up_171113_PBpolish2nd_filt_p, whole genome shotgun sequence containing:
- the LOC103722342 gene encoding DNA damage-repair/toleration protein DRT102, giving the protein MSSGDNLTAAAENGTASPAPSLRIYAGADSFGCALKDALVAHLRSLPGIDLIDLGTDKYYSIAERIGRQVSSAAAAGGDQPETRGLLACGTGVGVSIFANKFPRVYASTCSSVGDAVNTRSINACNVLSVSGMFTAPTDAVKILDAWLRTPFKSPCPASGDAPWPEDIQSFFDQSVTEMAAIPAPDEGCPICVLRKGMEFEPVGIMPGGEMRIVRESPTSAYVRFKAGSVEPAHHHTFGHDLVVIKGKKKVWNLTKKESYGLEDGDFLFTPAGDVHRVKYLEDTEFFIRWDGKWDIFLDEDLAAAADAINKDMGRGN